In Kaistella sp. 97-N-M2, the sequence TTGGCGGAATTGATATTTAAATCGTTGATGAAATCGGTGGTCTCATTTATTGTTTCCAATGCGGCCCCATTTTTTACATAAGGTTTTACAATGGCTTTTAGTTTTTGAATGGCTTCGTCCCGGTTCATAGGTTTCTTTTAATTGGAGTTGGAATATTTCTTAAAGATAACACATCCGTTTACATCGCCAAACCCAAAACTAACTTTTGCCGCAATATTAATGTCTTTTTCTAAAAGTTTCATCGGAATACAGTCGGCATCGATTATTGCAGAAATTTCCGGATTCAAATCTTCACAATTACTAGTGGGAGCGATAAAGTTTTCCGACAATTGCAAAACCGTTGCCACAGCTTCGATACTGCCCGCGGCGGAAAGACAATGTCCCGTCACAGCTTTGAGTGAATTGATATACGGGAAATCTCTCCCGGAACGTTGTAAAGCTTCAGCTAAATTTTGAATTTCCGTACTGTCTTTTGAAGTT encodes:
- a CDS encoding acyl carrier protein; translated protein: MNRDEAIQKLKAIVKPYVKNGAALETINETTDFINDLNINSANLVDVILDVEEVFDIEIDADSMEKMRDVKSALAVIEEKLAAK